A genomic window from Nosocomiicoccus massiliensis includes:
- the yihA gene encoding ribosome biogenesis GTP-binding protein YihA/YsxC: protein MELNPNKIEFLISAVAKEQYPETNLPEIAMAGRSNVGKSSFINAICGRKNIARISSKPGKTVTLNFYNADNQFVFVDVPGYGYAKQSKKEREKWASMIENYFIHREMLHACVQIIDLRHPPTNDDVLMYDFLKQLDIPTIVVATKSDKLPKSKLQKHVSIIKKELELEPEDVIIPFSSTEKYNVDKVLDAIEERI from the coding sequence ATGGAATTAAATCCAAACAAAATTGAATTTTTAATATCGGCAGTAGCAAAAGAGCAATATCCTGAAACAAATTTACCAGAAATAGCGATGGCAGGGCGTTCAAACGTCGGTAAATCGAGTTTTATCAATGCGATATGTGGACGTAAAAATATCGCGAGAATTTCAAGTAAACCAGGTAAAACGGTGACGTTAAACTTTTATAATGCGGATAATCAATTCGTATTTGTCGATGTTCCAGGCTATGGTTACGCAAAGCAATCTAAAAAAGAACGTGAAAAATGGGCATCGATGATAGAGAATTATTTTATTCATAGAGAGATGTTGCATGCGTGTGTTCAAATTATCGATTTACGTCATCCGCCGACAAACGATGACGTTTTAATGTATGACTTTTTAAAGCAACTCGATATACCAACAATTGTCGTAGCAACTAAATCAGACAAATTACCTAAAAGTAAATTACAAAAACACGTATCAATTATCAAAAAAGAATTAGAATTAGAACCTGAAGACGTCATTATCCCATTTTCTTCAACTGAGAAGTACAATGTAGATAAAGTACTCGATGCAATTGAGGAGAGAATCTAA
- the tig gene encoding trigger factor, giving the protein MSQTQTWEKKEGNVGTLTITVPAEDFDKALDQAFNKVKKDIQVPGFRKGKIPRQMFEKRFGVESLYQDALDIVLPGAYSKAIDETGIKPVDQPSVDVKEIEKGKDLVLELEVTVEPEVELGEYKGLEGKEIDAEVSEDDVNEQIEALLGQYAELVVKEGEVAEGDVANIDFKGFVDGEAFEGGEMEGHDLEIGSGTFIPGFEDQLIGLKAGEEKDVEVTFPEEYQAEELQGKDATFKVKLNEVKEKEAKELTDEFVKEELEGFEGVETADEVKKQIEEDLKNFKEQERDYELRESLVVQAAENAKMEIPEAMVESEQQRMLQEYEQRLAQQGLNLELFEQISGQTKEDLLEQMKDDAFKRVRTGLTLQAIAQAENIEATEEDVDNELQKLADQFQMAKDDIKKVLGDLSVIENDIKNQKAIEFLVDNRKQ; this is encoded by the coding sequence ATGTCTCAAACACAAACTTGGGAAAAGAAAGAAGGAAACGTAGGTACATTAACAATTACAGTACCTGCTGAAGATTTTGACAAAGCTTTAGACCAAGCATTCAACAAAGTAAAAAAAGATATTCAAGTACCTGGATTTAGAAAAGGTAAAATTCCTCGTCAAATGTTCGAAAAACGCTTTGGCGTTGAATCATTATATCAAGACGCTTTAGATATCGTTTTACCAGGCGCTTATAGCAAAGCGATTGATGAAACAGGTATTAAACCAGTCGATCAACCGAGCGTTGATGTTAAAGAAATTGAAAAAGGCAAAGATTTAGTTCTTGAATTAGAAGTGACTGTAGAGCCAGAAGTAGAGCTTGGTGAATACAAAGGACTTGAAGGTAAAGAAATCGATGCCGAAGTATCTGAAGACGATGTAAACGAACAAATCGAAGCGTTACTCGGTCAATATGCTGAGCTTGTCGTTAAAGAAGGCGAAGTTGCTGAAGGTGACGTTGCAAACATCGACTTCAAAGGCTTCGTTGATGGAGAAGCATTCGAAGGCGGAGAAATGGAAGGACACGACCTTGAAATCGGTAGTGGTACATTCATTCCTGGATTTGAAGATCAGTTAATCGGTCTTAAAGCTGGAGAAGAAAAAGACGTAGAAGTTACTTTCCCAGAAGAGTATCAAGCAGAAGAACTTCAAGGTAAAGACGCAACGTTTAAAGTAAAATTAAACGAAGTAAAAGAAAAAGAAGCAAAAGAACTCACTGACGAATTTGTTAAAGAAGAATTAGAAGGCTTTGAAGGCGTTGAAACAGCTGACGAAGTTAAAAAACAAATCGAAGAAGACTTAAAGAACTTTAAAGAACAAGAAAGAGATTATGAATTAAGAGAATCTCTCGTTGTTCAAGCAGCTGAAAATGCGAAAATGGAAATTCCTGAAGCAATGGTTGAAAGTGAACAACAAAGAATGCTTCAAGAATACGAACAACGTCTTGCTCAACAAGGGTTAAACTTAGAGTTGTTCGAGCAAATCTCTGGTCAAACGAAAGAAGACTTACTCGAGCAAATGAAAGACGACGCGTTTAAACGTGTACGTACTGGTTTAACTTTACAAGCAATTGCACAAGCTGAAAACATTGAAGCGACTGAAGAAGATGTCGATAACGAATTACAAAAGTTAGCAGACCAATTCCAAATGGCAAAAGACGATATCAAAAAAGTACTCGGTGATTTATCTGTCATTGAAAATGATATTAAAAACCAAAAAGCAATTGAGTTCTTAGTAGATAACAGAAAACAATAA
- the clpX gene encoding ATP-dependent Clp protease ATP-binding subunit ClpX, producing the protein MFKFNEDDQDLTCSFCGKNQDQVQKLIAGSGVYICNECIELCHEIIEEELKDAPQEFLTEIPKPGEIQAALDEYVIGQEKAKRALSVAVYNHYKRINHESDDDVEISKSNIALIGPTGSGKTLLAQTLARTLEVPFAIADATSLTEAGYVGDDVENILLRLIQAADYDIERAEKGIIYVDEIDKIARKSENTSITRDVSGEGVQQALLKILEGTVASVPPQGGRKHPNQESIQIDTKDILFILGGAFDGIEEIIKRRIGAKVIGFGSGEENVDTNEELMALVRPDDLQSYGLIPEFIGRVPIIANLEELDTDALTSILTEPKNALVKQYKRMLELDDVELEFDDDALVAVAKLAIERKTGARGLRSIIEERMVDIMFDVPSNDNISKVKITKDTIVNETDPLVYDAEGNEIHLNEQSA; encoded by the coding sequence ATGTTTAAATTTAACGAAGATGATCAAGATCTAACATGTAGTTTCTGTGGTAAAAACCAAGATCAAGTTCAAAAACTGATCGCAGGAAGTGGCGTTTACATTTGTAATGAGTGTATTGAATTATGCCACGAAATAATTGAAGAAGAATTAAAAGACGCACCACAAGAATTTTTAACTGAGATTCCAAAACCAGGTGAAATTCAGGCAGCGCTTGATGAGTATGTCATCGGACAAGAAAAAGCAAAGCGTGCACTTAGTGTTGCGGTGTATAACCACTATAAACGTATTAACCATGAAAGTGATGACGATGTAGAAATTTCTAAAAGTAACATCGCTTTAATTGGACCAACAGGTTCAGGTAAAACATTACTCGCACAAACACTTGCACGCACATTAGAAGTGCCGTTTGCGATTGCAGATGCGACAAGTTTAACTGAAGCGGGTTACGTTGGAGATGACGTTGAAAATATTTTGCTCCGTTTAATTCAAGCAGCGGATTATGATATTGAGCGTGCTGAAAAAGGAATTATTTACGTCGATGAAATCGATAAGATTGCTCGTAAAAGTGAAAATACGTCAATAACACGCGATGTTTCCGGTGAAGGGGTACAACAAGCATTACTTAAAATTTTAGAAGGAACAGTTGCGAGTGTACCACCACAAGGTGGCCGTAAACATCCAAACCAAGAATCGATTCAAATCGATACGAAAGATATTCTGTTCATCCTCGGTGGAGCTTTTGATGGTATTGAAGAGATTATTAAACGCCGTATTGGTGCGAAAGTAATTGGATTTGGTAGCGGCGAAGAAAATGTCGATACGAATGAAGAGTTAATGGCATTAGTTCGTCCGGACGACCTACAAAGCTACGGGTTAATTCCTGAGTTTATTGGTCGTGTGCCGATTATAGCGAATTTAGAAGAGCTCGATACAGACGCACTGACTTCAATTTTAACAGAACCAAAAAATGCTTTAGTGAAACAATATAAACGTATGCTTGAACTTGACGATGTTGAGTTAGAATTTGATGATGATGCACTCGTTGCGGTCGCGAAACTTGCGATTGAAAGAAAAACAGGTGCACGAGGATTACGTTCAATTATCGAAGAGCGTATGGTAGATATTATGTTTGACGTACCGTCAAATGATAATATTTCTAAAGTTAAAATTACGAAAGATACGATTGTGAATGAAACAGATCCTTTAGTATATGATGCTGAGGGTAACGAAATTCACTTAAATGAACAGAGTGCATAA